A single Argentina anserina chromosome 7, drPotAnse1.1, whole genome shotgun sequence DNA region contains:
- the LOC126803702 gene encoding protein OXIDATIVE STRESS 3 LIKE 1-like → MSIALDSGNYMIKRSRRFIHGISSLYTKGFDQDHRLELEEDSSSSSSSSVGNDSDDEPNGSSEGEEAEVQSSFKAPLDTMDQLEEVFPVKRGLSEFYDGRSKTFTNLADASSLSTVKELAKPDNPYNKKRKNLLTDGYYFRDLKINGGGIRRSASFGRPPLHPYRRREPGNGSSDLQGEVASMPN, encoded by the coding sequence ATGTCTATTGCTTTGGATAGTGGGAATTATATGATCAAACGGTCCAGGAGATTCATCCATGGGATATCGTCGCTCTACACAAAAGGCTTTGATCAGGATCATCGTTTGGAGTTAGAGGAGGACTCTAGCAGCTCGAGCTCGTCGTCAGTTGGTAATGACAGTGATGATGAGCCTAATGGGTCCTCCGAGGGTGAGGAGGCTGAGGTTCAGAGCTCGTTTAAAGCGCCTTTGGACACCATGGACCAGCTTGAGGAGGTTTTTCCTGTCAAGAGAGGACTATCTGAGTTCTACGATGGTAGATCAAAGACCTTCACGAACCTAGCAGACGCGTCATCATTGTCTACTGTTAAGGAGCTTGCGAAGCCGGACAATCCTTATAATAAAAAGCGCAAGAATCTGTTGACCGATGGTTATTATTTCCGGGATCTGAAGATTAATGGTGGTGGCATAAGGAGATCAGCTAGCTTTGGTCGTCCTCCTCTACATCCCTACCGTAGGAGGGAACCTGGTAATGGATCATCTGATCTACAAGGTGAGGTTGCATCAATGCCTAATTAA